CTCTTAATTTATGGCAGGTTGAGCTTCAAAACAAAGTCGATAAGAAAAAGATGAATATAGCACAGTCGCTGCCAGGAAGAACACACTTATGGATTCTTCTATAGTCAATATAGAAGATTACATCTGCATTTACACAAGGAGCCGTGAGGGAGCGAGCCGTCTGTTGTTGCTCCCAATattcctctctgtcattgttACAAAGGAATCAATGGTTGGAAGTGGAAGCTTATGAAATGCATCAGTGATTGAAATGTTTAACCAGCCCGCACAGGCATGCGTCTTATGCTTCTTCTGTCCTTCTGTTTTTTAGGAGTCGGAGTGGAAGACCCAGGCGTCCCTGGCCTTCCTCAACCAAACACAGAACCTCGTCATCGGGTCGGGCCTGCTGGCCGGCTCCCTGCTCTGTGCCTACTTTGTGACTGAGGGAAAGTTTCAGGTACGGATCGCGTTGACATGTTGCTTATATTCTTCTTTATTCTCCAGCCTGCCCCGTGTCAAATGAACACTTCTCAGAGGATGTGtgcataaaggctaaaaagtaCATTTCACTGATCATAATGTGAAGAATAACAATGCTAGGTTGAAATGTCTCAGTCAGtttgactgaaaataaaagtcCTCTTGTCCCAGGTTGgagattttgttctttttggcaCCTACATCATCCAGCTTTACACCCCCCTCAACTGGTTTGGAACCTACTACAGGtaagaagaagcagaagcagcttAAAATGCTCAGTAAAGATCCGTCTGCCGTAAAGTTTCTTGCCTGCGGTGtaagaaaacattgtttttgtcattaatTCTTGGctctgtttgatttttattgCAGAATGATCCAGAATTCTTTCATTGACATGGAAAGCATGTTCAAACTTTTTGAAGAAGACCAAGAGGTACTTTTGAAACTGGACCacgtttgtctttgttttcacctgAAACGCTGTATTAAGATCTGCATTTGTTCTCTCGTGCAGGTGACAGATGAAGTAAATGCCGGGAATTTACACTTCAAACAGGGAAAGGTGGAGTTTGAGAACGTTTACTTCAGCTACGTAAATGGGTTGGTCCACACTGGATTTTATCACCTGACTTGAACTAAAATTGCATCAAAGTTGTCGACTGACATGAACGACTTTCTGACTGTTTTACAGGAAGGAGATTCTGAAGGACGTTTCCTTCACTGTACATCCAGGACAGACAGTCGCTCTGGTACGTCTAACTTGTACTCGTAAAGTTTAACTGCCTGACATCTGTTTGGACTGTGCACTGATAATTTTCTCTCAATCTCCTCAGGTGGGACCATCGGGCTCTGGGAAAAGCACCATCATTCGACTCATCTTCCGTTTCTACAACATTCATGGAGGCTGCGTTAGCGTTGATGGCCAGGACATATCAAAGGTAAATGTTTGCTACATAAGGTTCAAAGTTCAAGGCAACACATGCTTCAGTAGGAAAGGCAAAGAGATAACAGTAAACCTAAAACGTGCTTAGGTTTATGGCCATAAATGCTCTGTGGTAGTTCAACACTGTGGCCACAGCAATTAGAGTAGAGTTCAAACAACACCTTCCTGATCCATCACTTCAATTACATGCAACATTATAAGCTTGACAATATAAGCAAATATCAGTGACACTGAATGATAGCTTAATATAGACCCAACAGAGCTAATTAGGCTGTTCTCCTGTATGCGTTTGAAGGCACTGTATATCATTTCGTGTGCAAATGAAGTCATCTCACTGCTGTAAGCATACATTAGCACCTTGTTATGTTGCTCTTGAGATTACCAAGAGCAATGAAAGCACAATTACAATGTCTTTAATATGGCTgtatgcagctgtgtgtgtgtttacagacacaCTCTGGGCTCTGGACTAATTGCTAAGCGTTGGTTGTCCTTCCCCAGGTGAAGCAGACATCTCTGCGAGCTCATATCGGTGTGGTTCCTCAGGACACTGTGCTTTTCAACGACACCATTCGGAATAACATCCGCTACGGTCGCGTCTCTGCGACTgaccaggaggtggaggaggctgcCATAGCTGCTGATATCCACGATAAAATCATGACCTTCCCTGAAGGTGACCTAGTGATTAATCCTCCTGTGTTGTTCTCAGACTCAGCCTCGTGATTTTGGAGCCACGGTGCTGACTGTTTGTTATTTTACACAAACTTTTTTTCTCTGGCAGGTTATGAAACAGAGGTGGGTGAAAGAGGTCTGAagctgagtggaggagagaagcaAAGGGTGGCCATCGCCAGAACTATCCTCAAAGCACCTCAGATCATCCTGCTGGATGAGGTGAGATTCCAAAAAGGAGCAAAGATACGCAGACAGATACTATCATGTCATTTCAACATTAAATCTGGGAAAACTGCCACATTATTGCGGCACATTGCCATGCATGAGTCACTGCTCAGCTTTTACTTAAACAAACAGGCTTTCAGACACATGTTGGCAAACGTTCATTCCACATTAGATGGCTGAAGTGATTGCTGTTCATTCCAGTTTTAACAAATAATGTTTCCCTGCAGGCCACATCTGCACTCGACACGCAGACGGAGCGCAACATCCAGGCCTCTTTGACCAAAGTCTGTGCCAACCGTACAACAGTTGTCGTAGCTCACAGGTAAGAGATGCAagtttctattttctatttccTTTGTTTCAGGAAATCTGTTGTGTTATctaatgaggtttttttttcgATATAAAAGGTTGTCCACCATAATCGGAGCAGACCAGATTCTGGTCATCAGTGACGGCCGGATTGCAGAGCGAGGACGGTAAGTGCGCCTTTTGACCTTTACTTCTGAGTGTCGTAATGACGACCATCCAGCCCATCTGCTTGTCCAGTGAACTCCAGTTGACTCGTTTTCTCTCCATCTAAGACATGACGAATTGCTGCTCAAGGGAGGCTTATATGCAGACATGTGGATGAAGCAACAGCAAGCCCAGGACTCAGATTCCTCATCAGAGTCCGAATCCAAAGACCGCAAGTCTGAGAAACTGCAGCCGCCATCAAGCTCCTCAGGTCACCACAGCCGCTGAATGTATTTTTCTACTTTGTTTTAAGAGACGTTTTGATTCCCCTCATGATTGTAAAAGGTTGATAGATCATTTTAACACAACAGAACACTCAGCGAGATGAAAATGgtatttattttcagaaatttcaaactgaatgtgCAACGGTGAGTCAGGGAGGAAAGGCGAGGTGCTGACAGAAGGAGGCGCAGACACTCCGGTggtgtttaaatgtgttataggacattcatttttataGACCAAAGTATTGGTTGTGACCAtgcctgaggtttctgtgtGGGTTATGTTAGTACCACAATGACATCATTATGAATTCATTTTAGCACTTGAACTTTTGAGGATATTATGATTTTAAAGGGACTCCTGCCAccttttttcatgttgtttgtctttatttttcatatcaATCACTGGCTTTTGTCAGTTAATGCTGTCTGATCTACTCTAAACAAAAAAggcattttcttttcacagtgAAACTTTATATATAGAATTAAGAGAGTAAAAAACACTCAAGGCAAGCCTCAACGCTGCATCATGTTGGATTGAGGGGTTCTGTGATTCTGTTGCCCACTAAGTAAAGTCATGAATGACAGTGGGCTGGTGTCAAAGATTTTATTCagctttgctttatttttgaagtttttagTAGTCgatttaaaatgatcattttattatAAATGTGTAAGCCTCTGTATATCTTTGATCTCTTGGGTAAAGTGGGATGTCCGTCTCATCTGTTCACTCTGATTTCTAAATTGTCAAAAATTAATGAATACACAAAACGTTTAGGGAAATTTGGCCAATCGTGAATTTTTCAAAAATATTCCAGACTGGCATCTGCTTGTGTTGctttaaaagtcaaaatatttgcCTTGAAAAAGATATACCGTCAAACTAAGTAGCCCATGCAGTAATTATACCACCATTATTTTCACTTAATGCAATGTATAAGCAGTCAAATACACAATATCTGAAGAAGATTATGCCTATCATTTGGATGTCTGACATCCTTCCTTATAAAAGGTATTGTTCATGATTAGTGTATTCTAGAAATATTCTCCTTTGTCTTGtatttatgaaaaataaaaattgtttttttatttttttgcatgtgcTTCAATTTGTAAAATCAAAACCAGTTCACAATCCAGTATTGATAAAATCATGTTCTGATAGTTCAAAACTCACAGTACTCACAGCTACCACGAATTATTCCACtacttttttgcatttttattggaTGACGTTGAATTACATATACATTTCTGCCATAATTAAGACTGTGACTGCTGATATTAATCGTAAGTATAACAAAGGGTCGGCAGgagatgcatttttaaagtgcAAGCATTTAAACCTGCCGAAACATCATcagtaagttaaaaaaaaaaatggatgcaTCCTTTGGCCAATAGGAGGTTACAACTGTTGTGTAACTGCTCTTCGGCGCGCCCCCTcccacatctgtctgtctggagaGGCGAACAGCTGGAGGCCTCAGACGTCACTGGCTGTCCCCGGTCAGGGCGTGTTGTTAGCTGAGCTCCACTAGCAGCGCGGGCGCCCAGGCCAAGCAGTCTCTTTTCGATAGTCGCCTGACTCATGTGTAATCTACAGTAGCTATGGATTTCGACGCTTTATTTAACGAGAAGACATTTCAGTTTTCGGACTTCCAGGAGTTCACGGTAGGTTCTAGAGCTGACACCACGTTAGGTCAACAAACTACGCAAGCTAACGTTAAGCGcgttagctaagttagctgACGTCCATGCCATCTAGTTAAATTATTGTTGTATTCCTTCTCCGATCATGCTGGCCGAGGACATTACCTAGTAAACACATAGCTAGGTTACATTGATTCATGTTTCTAACTCAAGCTAAACAATGTGTCGTTAAATAattgacatgaaaaacaacactggCTTAGCTAATAGCTAGCTAACGCTCGTAGCTTGTTAGCCCTCCTTAAGTTGCTGTTGTTGTACACTCACTTTCCGTCCACAAGCTAACTTACGGTAGCGTTAGCTTAGCTAAGATTATCCAGTATGGTTTATAGGGAATAGTTGTACATGCATGGTGAAATTGGTGCTGAGCATACTGCATTATTTAAAGTTAAAGGTTACAGGCTTTAGTTATCCTGGTTGCTGCTCTTCCGCCCAGCTAACCTAGCTTACTTCCATGAAACAGTTAACATCTGCAGCGCACTTAATGTTattgttttcacagtttcttcCTGGACACCAGAAGTTGACCGAACGAGTGAGGAAGAGACTGTATTATGGCCTGGACACAGACGTTTCTTTAGATGCCCTCTCTTGCCCTGTTACAGGTGAGCTTTTAAACTAAGCTTGTAGCTAAGCTCGTCACCAACGCGCCTCCATGAGAAATACTGGATTTGCAAGTCTTGTTTCCTGATCTGCTCTAAGTCAGTGTCAGGAGTtatatgaaacattttcaaagttgcGCCAGAGTCACATGTTAATAAGGTGCAGAGTTAGTTTATTCACTAACTTTTTACTCTGTGATTGCAGATATTGCCGTCGAAATCTTCCAGAAGTCTGCCCCAAGCCCAATACGAAAGCTTCAGAAGAAGTATGCTGCTCATGTTTCCAGGTTTGTACTGTGTGTCATGCATGGTTGCATATATTTTACATTCCTGAAGGTACTAAAATTGCACCGCCAGTCATGTAATGTAAAACTaatctgttttcctgcaggGAGGCTTGCATCTCTCCGTGTGCCATGATGCTGGCTCTCGTTTATATAGAAAGGCTCCGGCATAGAAACCCTGAATACCTACAAAAgatctcctcctctgacctctTCCTGATCTCTATGGTATGTGTGTTACGTTCAAAGGTCGTTCTAAACGTGTCACAGTGTTATTTCGAACATGTTTGTTGTCCTTTTCAGTGTTGAGTTTGGAGCTTACGCTTAGTGGGAATGAAACTGCACCGACAAACGTGTCAATCTCTCCATTTAAATTAGATGGTTGCCAGTAAGTACCTGTACGacgaaggagaggaagaagaggtttTCAACGATGAGTGGGGAGCAGCTGGGAAGCTGGACGTCAAAACTGTCAATAACCTGGAGATGAACTTTCTGAACGCcattgtaagtgtgtgtgtgtgtgtgtgtgcgcgcgcgcgcgtgcatTTGCATGTGGTGCGTACTTGTGTGCGTTTTTGGTTTAAATTCAAGAGTCCAACCAGTGTGTGATCTCTTCTAGGAGTGGAGCCTGTTCACAGAGCCAAATGACTTGTTTGACATACTAAGTCAACTGGAAACCAGGTTGGTGGTCAGCTCTTTAAAGCCCGCACTGCACTAAAATAGTGTCTGTAAGAAATATTCATCCCTTAAAAGAGGCATTTATTTGACACGAAAGAGGCTTTTCACGAGTCAAACAGGTCTGCTTACATTCAGTGTGATTCAGTGTTGAAAGACGCAACTAGAATTCTTTATCAGCACCGAAGTGGCTCGACCAGTTTGTGTGAAAAGAGTATTGGTGACACTGGCTTCTGTGCTCCCAGCATTGCAGAGCGGCAGGGGATGAAACGTGGCTGGTTCACCTACACTGACCTCTGTGTGCTACTGGAGCAATCAGCATGGAGTCAAGCCCTCACAGCCATCTACCAGCACTTTACCAAGGTGAGAAGAGGATTTGAGTTGGATGAAGCTGACAGGATTTTTATATGCTTGGGGTTTTTCAGTTGCACATATTTTTTAtgaatattattgttatttcagGCAGCCAATAGCATTGATAATGAGATCTGAGCTCACTTTCTTTTCAGGTATCCTGTATGCTCGGCCTGGTCTATCTGACCAGTGTAGCCGGCCTTATTGCCACCAGCGCTGTGCTGCACCAGCTCAGCCTCTCCAGAAGCGGACAGACCCTGCTTCCACCTCCGCCTGTGATTAGCTCAGCTGACCTTCAGTCCTCCAACCTCAACCCGGAAGCTCCATCTGCAACTCAGCACCTCCCCTGTTGTGTCCTGGCCAACAAGAGCCTGAACCGCCAGACCGGAGCTGTTGGAATCGGACAGGaccacacacagagccagagccCCCCACCGGCTTCCTCAAAGACGTCGCTGTTGTGTCTCTGGGGTTCCCTCCTTGCCTCAATGGGTCACATACATCCCGAATCAAATTCTGAGATGGAAGCTCCGCAAACTTGGTCTCCTGCCTCTTTCTTCTGTCCTGGCTGTCTtgcatctctccctcctcttcagtgTGGGCTTAGAAACACCTCAGCAGTTTTCACCCAAGGCCCCCTTGCTAACCATCAGCGTCAGGCACCGTGGCTGGCCTCCAGCCTTCTTGGAGGGGCGGAACCAAGTCTGAACTCTCACCTGGGGGTGTTTCCCCCTGTGCAGCTGGGACCCTGCCATCCAGAGTCTATGTTACCTGTTGACAAAGCCCAAGCTCTGGTCATGCCCGGTTAGAGAGTGGCACACTCCCCTGCGGTCAGCCTGTAGGAATGGACTCTGGAAATGAAACCAGCATTGTTTTCATGACTCATCAACTTCttaaagtcatgtttttgtttacttttccaGATCTAGAATACAGGTGCAAATACAGGCAAGAGTAATTAGGCACATTTTGGACAGGTGATAGTTTGACGACAGCACAGGGTGGAAATTCGCACATAGTTCACAACTGCTGAATAAATTTGCCATAAGTAAAATGCCATAGTGTTCAGCTCATGCTCTGCACTTTGCTTTCACTGCAGAGAGAAGCTCTTAAGAGATTCGAGGATACGTTGATATGTTTTTCTTGGCTGCAACCAAATTGTTTTGCTACCGATATTTATCATTATTTGAAAGTTCAGACCTGTGAGATGGCGATGCAGGGCTTCTGTGATGAGCGCGTTTTGAACGATGACATCACAGCCGTGTGGGTAAAGCTGCTTGCTGCTTGGCAGGttgatgaatgtgtgtggagGTTTCATAGCATATCCGAAAGTTCGGAGTGATCTGAGAGCTAACGGGGACTTTTTTATGATGTGGCTCTGAGAAGAAGTGACTAAACCAGTTTACTTTGTCTGCTACATTTTGGCTTTTCCATATTGGTGTAGTGTTACCATATTTTCTCACTTGTGTTTAAG
The sequence above is a segment of the Chaetodon auriga isolate fChaAug3 chromosome 23, fChaAug3.hap1, whole genome shotgun sequence genome. Coding sequences within it:
- the cnppd1 gene encoding protein CNPPD1; amino-acid sequence: MDFDALFNEKTFQFSDFQEFTFLPGHQKLTERVRKRLYYGLDTDVSLDALSCPVTDIAVEIFQKSAPSPIRKLQKKYAAHVSREACISPCAMMLALVYIERLRHRNPEYLQKISSSDLFLISMMVASKYLYDEGEEEEVFNDEWGAAGKLDVKTVNNLEMNFLNAIEWSLFTEPNDLFDILSQLETSIAERQGMKRGWFTYTDLCVLLEQSAWSQALTAIYQHFTKVSCMLGLVYLTSVAGLIATSAVLHQLSLSRSGQTLLPPPPVISSADLQSSNLNPEAPSATQHLPCCVLANKSLNRQTGAVGIGQDHTQSQSPPPASSKTSLLCLWGSLLASMGHIHPESNSEMEAPQTWSPASFFCPGCLASLPPLQCGLRNTSAVFTQGPLANHQRQAPWLASSLLGGAEPSLNSHLGVFPPVQLGPCHPESMLPVDKAQALVMPG